One stretch of Lytechinus variegatus isolate NC3 chromosome 17, Lvar_3.0, whole genome shotgun sequence DNA includes these proteins:
- the LOC121430944 gene encoding annexin A13-like, translated as MNQSHVSNKAKYTEGKNMAAKDTEQETSGTIIPVEHFDKAEDVKALYEATVARLGTNEDVIIDILAKRTNSQRQDIIEAFVSTYDKELLDVMKSELSGDFLRVVEGLLDEPAVFLAKNIHSYATDTSMYQTSDLALRLLEIIFPLNYLETSYVKEAYQQVFGSTLDADISLNVFGPWKTILLNVEMGQRHETTCIDSYKVDQDIQFLVETPVDEWALPNARMEDMLIRNSVEHLRKVFKGVKKSMSEKGIDIIQAINDSTLTTEQKDGFSAIVSMCTDYVRFNATVLRKAMAGLGTDDDTLIRVIVARCEIDLENIKLEFQKMCGKSLRDWISSDTSGNYRDILLAIIGD; from the exons ATGAACCAATCACATGTATCAAACAAGGCGAAATATACAGAGGGGAAAAACATGGCTGCAAAGGACACTGAGCAAGAA ACATCAGGAACCATCATTCCGGTGGAACATTTTGATAAAGCAGAAGACGTGAAGGCACTTTACGAGGCCACGGTAGCAAGATTAg GTACGAATGAAGAtgttattattgatattcttGCGAAGAGAACCAACTCACAACGTCAAGACATTATCGAAGCTTTTGTGTCCACTTATGATAAG GAACTACTGGACGTTATGAAATCTGAACTTAGCGGCGATTTTCTCAGGGTTGTCGAAGGACTGCTGGACGAGCCAGCGGTGTTCCTTGCAAAGAATATCCATAGTTATGCAACT gataccAGTATGTACCAAACTTCCGATCTTGCTCTTCGTCTTCTTGAGATCATCTTTCCTCTGAATTATTTg GAGACAAGCTATGTTAAAGAGGCTTACCAACAAG TGTTTGGTTCCACCCTGGATGCAGATATCTCTCTGAATGTATTCGGTCCTTGGAAAACGATCCTACTCAATGTTGAAATG GGGCAGCGGCACGAGACGACATGTATCGATAGTTACAAAGTCGACCAAGACATTCAGTTTCTAGTGGAG ACCCCGGTAGACGAATGGGCGCTACCAAATGCAAGGATGGAAGATATGCTAATAAGAAATAGTGTGGAGCATCTCCGAAAGGTTTTCAAAGGGGTTAAAAAG TCGATGAGCGAGAAAGGTATCGACATCATCCAGGCAATTAATGATAGCACTCTGACGACTGAACAAAAGGATGGCTTCTCTGCAATTG TATCAATGTGTACCGATTATGTCCGCTTTAACGCCACCGTACTTCGCAAAGCAATGGCTGGACTCGGCACAGATGACGATACTCTCATTCGTGTGATTGTTGCCAGATGTGAG ATTGATTTGGAAAACATCAAGTTGGAGTTTCAGAAGATGTGTGGAAAATCTCTTCGTGATTGGATCTCATCCGATACGTCGGGCAACTATCGAGATATTCTATTGGCTATTATTGGCGATTAA